From Candidatus Defluviilinea gracilis, a single genomic window includes:
- a CDS encoding aldo/keto reductase: MNYRHLGRTGIRVSELSLGSWVTFKNQVDVDAAVELMAAAYDAGVNFFDNAETYAHGKSEEVMGAALKRLNWRRGSYLVTTKFFWGIHNNVNERNTLNRKRLIEGINGSLSRLQQEYVDVIYCHRADKTTPIEETVWAMHNIIEWGKAMYWGTSEWRPDEIVAAINIAEKHHLHKPITEQPEYNLFARNRFEKEYARVFQDYGYGTTIWSPLASGMLTGKYLKGIPKDSRANLKGYQWLHKDVKNKERLAQVRALQPIAKSLGCSLSQLSIAWCLKNPNVSTVILGASRVEQLRENLGAEKVVAKLNPKVMEKIDKVFGVVKDEGDD; encoded by the coding sequence ATGAACTATCGTCATTTGGGTCGCACGGGGATTCGCGTGAGTGAACTATCGCTTGGGTCGTGGGTCACGTTCAAAAATCAAGTGGATGTGGACGCGGCGGTCGAGTTGATGGCGGCGGCGTACGACGCGGGCGTGAACTTTTTCGACAACGCGGAAACGTATGCGCACGGCAAATCGGAAGAGGTGATGGGCGCGGCGTTAAAACGCTTGAATTGGCGGCGCGGCAGTTATCTTGTAACGACCAAGTTCTTTTGGGGCATCCACAACAATGTGAACGAGCGGAACACGTTGAACCGCAAACGGTTGATCGAGGGCATCAACGGCTCGCTTTCGCGTTTGCAACAGGAGTATGTGGATGTGATCTATTGTCACCGCGCCGACAAGACCACGCCCATCGAGGAAACGGTGTGGGCGATGCACAACATCATCGAGTGGGGGAAAGCGATGTATTGGGGCACATCGGAATGGAGACCGGACGAGATCGTCGCGGCGATCAATATCGCGGAGAAGCATCACCTGCACAAGCCGATCACCGAACAACCCGAATACAACTTGTTCGCGCGCAACCGCTTCGAAAAGGAATATGCGCGCGTGTTTCAGGATTACGGCTATGGCACGACGATCTGGAGTCCGCTGGCTTCGGGGATGCTGACGGGCAAATATTTGAAAGGCATCCCGAAAGACAGCCGCGCCAATCTCAAAGGCTATCAATGGCTTCACAAGGATGTGAAAAATAAAGAAAGGCTCGCCCAAGTCCGCGCGCTGCAACCGATCGCAAAGAGCCTGGGATGCAGTCTCTCGCAACTCTCGATCGCATGGTGTCTCAAGAATCCAAACGTGAGCACGGTCATTTTGGGAGCGAGCCGCGTGGAACAGTTGCGCGAAAATCTCGGCGCCGAAAAGGTGGTTGCCAAACTGAACCCCAAGGTGATGGAAAAAATCGACAAGGTCTTCGGCGTTGTAAAAGACGAAGGCGACGATTAA
- a CDS encoding LysM peptidoglycan-binding domain-containing protein has product MQRTIPSIVLRAALSSFLLLTACAPQPMDSTPQPMPLTPFLTSTSIPLQTPVGLVPLTTPLPSPTPFTYTVQTGDTLGAIAEKFNLSLDDLQAANPEIDANSMSVGLVIKIPSNPENPSGDSTPTPAPFIVSQIECYPTVDKGMWCFVLARNDSNDMLENLSAQVTLVDSKNAVVASQTAWLVLNILPPNASAPMAVFFPPDVPFDAQPQTQVLTAIRLQAGDARYLPATVNNALAQVSAEGHSAQVSGMVLSQSQAATANQVWVAAVAYDDAGRVVGVRRWESVTSLPPGGSLSFNFFVSSVGGRIARVEFVVEARP; this is encoded by the coding sequence ATGCAAAGAACCATCCCCTCGATCGTGCTCAGGGCGGCGCTTTCTTCTTTCCTTTTATTGACTGCCTGCGCGCCTCAACCAATGGATTCGACTCCCCAGCCGATGCCTCTCACTCCATTTTTGACTTCCACCTCGATTCCGCTTCAAACGCCAGTGGGGCTGGTCCCGCTCACCACGCCGCTTCCCAGCCCGACGCCTTTCACGTACACCGTTCAAACAGGCGATACGTTGGGCGCGATTGCCGAAAAATTCAACCTGTCGTTGGATGATTTGCAAGCGGCGAATCCAGAGATCGACGCAAATTCCATGTCGGTGGGACTCGTGATCAAAATACCGAGCAACCCCGAAAACCCATCCGGAGACTCCACGCCCACGCCCGCGCCGTTCATCGTTTCGCAGATCGAATGTTACCCGACCGTCGATAAAGGAATGTGGTGTTTTGTGCTCGCCCGTAATGATTCGAATGACATGCTGGAAAATCTCAGCGCGCAAGTGACGCTGGTCGATTCAAAGAATGCGGTCGTTGCCTCTCAAACCGCCTGGCTCGTATTGAACATTTTGCCGCCGAACGCATCCGCGCCGATGGCGGTGTTCTTTCCTCCCGATGTTCCGTTCGACGCGCAACCTCAAACGCAAGTGTTGACCGCGATCCGTTTGCAGGCAGGCGATGCGCGTTATCTGCCAGCCACGGTCAACAATGCGTTGGCGCAGGTGAGCGCGGAAGGGCATAGCGCGCAGGTGAGTGGCATGGTCTTGTCGCAGAGTCAGGCGGCTACGGCGAATCAGGTGTGGGTGGCGGCGGTGGCGTACGATGACGCGGGACGCGTGGTTGGCGTCCGCCGTTGGGAATCGGTTACGAGCCTTCCGCCCGGCGGGAGTCTGTCATTTAATTTTTTCGTATCGAGCGTGGGAGGGCGAATCGCGCGGGTTGAGTTTGTGGTGGAGGCGCGTCCTTAA
- a CDS encoding cytochrome c maturation protein CcmE: MKLNKFVIGGLLILGAVVFLIANATKDASQYFMTVDELKAEGPAIVDKNLRVSGAVIGDTIQYDPSTLTLTFEVAHVPAEDATLKDEGGLAEALHQATIDPSRSRMTVVYVGVKPDLLRNEAQAIVTGYVDAEGVFHAEELLLKCPTRYEEAVPEQAG; encoded by the coding sequence ATGAAACTCAATAAATTTGTCATCGGTGGACTGCTGATCCTTGGCGCGGTGGTGTTTCTGATCGCCAACGCCACCAAAGACGCTTCGCAATACTTCATGACGGTGGACGAACTCAAAGCGGAGGGACCCGCCATCGTCGACAAGAACCTGCGCGTTTCCGGCGCGGTGATCGGCGACACGATCCAATATGACCCTTCCACGCTGACCCTCACCTTCGAGGTGGCGCACGTTCCGGCGGAAGATGCCACACTAAAAGATGAGGGCGGGCTTGCCGAGGCGCTGCACCAGGCAACCATCGATCCCTCGCGTTCGCGCATGACGGTGGTGTACGTGGGCGTCAAGCCCGACCTGCTCCGCAACGAAGCGCAGGCAATCGTCACCGGGTATGTAGACGCGGAGGGAGTCTTCCATGCCGAGGAACTTCTGCTCAAATGCCCCACCCGCTACGAAGAAGCCGTGCCAGAGCAGGCTGGATAG